From the genome of Brassica napus cultivar Da-Ae unplaced genomic scaffold, Da-Ae ScsIHWf_1191;HRSCAF=1706, whole genome shotgun sequence, one region includes:
- the LOC125596334 gene encoding glutathione S-transferase T2-like, with protein sequence MDSMNPYSQNSNFVDLLNSQQDGFPPQTYFRESCSQLPVFSTQCTDPSSLREDTPSEKKETKKWSLTEDVVLISVWLNTSKDPVVGNEQKAAAFWKHIAAYFAASPKVQGSEKRGFIQCKQRWQKINDLVSKFFGSYEAATRQKTSGMNENDVVKLAHEIFFNDHKIKFNLQHAWDELRYDQKWCEASSSKIDGSYKKRKCDDGAQSSSSYATTNDAEQRPPGVKASKRGSGKRIGEALKGVSEFQNLWAIKEKDLEVKERLSKMGLLETLIAKKETLSDFEEALKKKLITEMLGRSE encoded by the exons ATGGATTCTATGAATCCATATAGTCAAAACTCCAACTTTGTTGATCTGTTGAACAGTCAACAAGATGGTTTCCCTCCTCAAACCTATTTTCGTGAGAGTTGTTCACAACTCCCTGTTTTTAGTACTCAATGTACTGACCCTTCAAGTTTGCGTGAAGACACACCAtcagagaaaaaagaaacaaagaaatggAGTCTCACCGAGGATGTTGTGCTTATTAGCGTATGGTTGAACACCAGCAAGGACCCTGTTGTAGGAAATGAGCAAAAAGCTGCTGCTTTCTGGAAGCATATAGCTGCTTACTTTGCAGCTAGTCCAAAGGTTCAAGGCAGTGAAAAGCGAGGGTTTATCcagtgtaagcagaggtggcagAAGATAAATGATCTCGTTTCCAAGTTTTTTGGTTCTTATGAGGCTGCAACAAGACAGAAGACAAGTGGAATGAATGAGAATGATGTAGTTAAACTAGCACACGAGATCTTCTTCAATGATCACAAGATCAAATTTAATCTTCAACATGCGTGGGACGAGCTAAGGTATGACCAGAAATGGTGTGAAGCATCTAGTAGtaagattgatggaagctatAAGAAGAGAAAGTGTGACGATGGTGCTCAGTCCTCAAGCTCTTACGCGACTACCAATGATGCTGAGCAACGTCCTCCTGGTGTCAAGGCATCGAAACGAGGAAGTGGTAAGAGAATCGGTGAAGCCCTCAAGGGTGTCTCTGAGTTTCAGAACTTGTGGGCAATTAAGGAGAAAGATTTGGAAGTGAAAGAGAGACTGTCCAAGATGGGGCTGCTTGAGACTCTCATTGCCAAAAAAGAGACACTATCTGACTTTGAAGAAGCTTTAAAAAAGAAGCTTATTACAGAAATGTTGG GCCGCTCAGAGTAG